A region from the Alnus glutinosa chromosome 5, dhAlnGlut1.1, whole genome shotgun sequence genome encodes:
- the LOC133869861 gene encoding F-box/kelch-repeat protein At3g06240-like, translated as MSNSLPNEVIAEILSRLPVKSIIRFRSVSKTWCSLISSPHFIATHLSRALSNPQYPSNLVFHHFDYPLKKDRSPAISIHLLSLDPEIQERSLFIPRFDHAVTRDPSDFIGSRCLRDCMEVIGSSNGLFCLTRGFDSYVLCNPSIQKAISFPHPNIGLRRLDTDIHGFGYCPKTDDYKVVRVVYVEGTTHSLVEIYTLRSGAWRSFKAPCPPYEFIEPFGPTSLRNIFFNGAVHWPARTPDFQRNFIVLFDMEDEVFREMAMPKRLQGKEGKEFLMAVVDGLLALIPYGDDIEDNDMPVWVMKEYGRAESWTKQFDIKFECGSYSYGLIGFTKNGEVLITDEQGRLCSYERNSEQFWNLHIYEITSWLYLDTYVESLALLDVKDGVLGVQAASSCVSKLKAKENKRKRKIQM; from the coding sequence ATGTCAAACAGTCTCCCAAATGAAGTTATCGCCGAAATCCTCTCACGACTGCCCGTGAAGTCGATAATCAGATTCAGGAGCGTTTCCAAGACATGGTGCTCTCTCATCTCCAGCCCCCATTTCATCGCCACCCACCTCAGCCGCGCTCTTTCCAACCCCCAATACCCATCCAACCTTGTTTTCCACCATTTCGACTACCCACTCAAGAAAGACCGATCTCCTGCCATAAGCATCCACCTGCTTTCCCTTGATCCAGAAATACAAGAGAGGAGTTTGTTCATTCCACGATTTGATCATGCTGTCACAAGAGACCCATCAGATTTCATAGGATCACGTTGCTTACGCGATTGCATGGAAGTAATTGGTTCGTCGAACGGCTTATTTTGTCTCACCAGAGGTTTTGATTCATACGTTCTCTGCAACCCTTCTATTCAAAAAGCCATATCCTTTCCGCACCCTAATATTGGCCTTCGGCGATTGGATACCGACATTCATGGCTTTGGGTATTGCCCTAAGACTGACGATTACAAAGTGGTGAGGGTTGTATATGTCGAAGGCACCACTCATTCTCTCGTTGAGATTTATACGCTCCGATCCGGTGCATGGCGCTCTTTTAAGGCCCCCTGTCCTCCCTACGAATTTATAGAACCCTTCGGCCCAACCTCGTTACGTAATATTTTCTTTAATGGGGCAGTCCACTGGCCAGCTCGCACTCCAGATTTCCAGCGCAATTTTATCGTGTTGTTCGATATGGAGGATGAGGTGTTTCGTGAGATGGCTATGCCAAAAAGGTTACAAGGTAAGGAAGGCAAGGAGTTTTTAATGGCGGTAGTTGATGGGTTGCTTGCTCTTATTCCCTACGGGGACGATATTGAGGATAATGATATGCCCGTGTGGGTGATGAAAGAGTATGGAAGAGCGGAATCTTGGACTAAGCAGTTCGATATTAAGTTTGAGTGTGGATCATATTCATATGGTCTGATAGGCTTTACAAAGAACGGTGAAGTTCTAATAACGGACGAGCAGGGAAGATTGTGTTCTTACGAACGTAATAGCGAACAATTCTGGAATCTTCACATTTATGAGATAACTAGCTGGCTTTATCTCGATACTTATGTGGAGAGCCTAGCTCTACTAGATGTAAAAGATGGAGTTTTGGGAGTGCAAGCGGCTTCGTCTTGTGTTAGTAAGCTCAAGgcgaaagaaaataagagaaaaagaaagatacaGATGTAA